A region from the Leptolyngbya iicbica LK genome encodes:
- a CDS encoding DUF4439 domain-containing protein has protein sequence MNKFLVNSSTQLAKGVSRRRLVAGGAVTGLAGALGFAALTKRPAQAGMMSSDAAMNDVEILNGALYYEHQAIWAYSAAAGELSDSDVGQAVLNIALANQADHMIHRDTLAQVIGDLGGMPVMAESSYDLSSYLERGDGGLDSDVNIAKLALALETDAAIAYANEVARLMTPALVTAGASIAAAEASHATTIRAAFISLGMAIEYVPAAFVSADTRDQWVLKV, from the coding sequence ATGAACAAGTTTCTCGTTAACTCCTCAACTCAGTTGGCCAAAGGGGTGTCTCGGCGTCGATTAGTCGCTGGCGGCGCGGTCACCGGGCTCGCGGGGGCCCTGGGTTTCGCGGCCTTGACCAAACGGCCCGCCCAAGCTGGCATGATGTCTAGCGACGCGGCCATGAATGATGTCGAGATTTTGAACGGGGCACTGTATTACGAGCACCAGGCGATTTGGGCCTACAGTGCGGCGGCTGGTGAGCTAAGTGATTCCGATGTGGGACAAGCGGTGTTGAATATTGCCCTGGCTAATCAAGCCGATCACATGATTCACCGCGACACCTTGGCTCAGGTGATTGGCGACCTCGGGGGTATGCCCGTCATGGCCGAGTCTAGCTATGACCTCTCTAGCTATTTAGAGCGGGGCGATGGTGGCCTGGATTCAGATGTGAATATCGCCAAGTTGGCCCTAGCCCTGGAAACCGATGCGGCGATCGCCTATGCCAATGAAGTGGCCCGCTTAATGACACCAGCCCTGGTCACTGCCGGAGCCTCGATCGCCGCCGCCGAAGCTTCCCACGCTACTACGATTCGCGCCGCCTTCATCAGTTTGGGCATGGCAATTGAGTATGTCCCCGCAGCCTTTGTCAGTGCCGACACTCGCGACCAATGGGTCCTGAAGGTTTAA
- a CDS encoding DUF4394 domain-containing protein has product MQQFTTNLFTLNGAQPFNSMAMGEAILTLDAPTSTTRTLRVQLAATGLEDLMDIGGIHVAHIHGQFAGNADRPLLQQGDGSFFDGTGGDPANSILPTLADSDLDGDGFLNFLEGRPNYGPVVLNLTSEQIEAAPDGTPPLTHFLNLAGAGEINPAELFPSGSEFNLDTTYTFDLSDPDQLRQYNNLTPLPNREIVLHGLTIPTEISAAIDAAAMGNAPPGLDLGNGEAFRITAPVAAGTIQPLFTGAAANTQLFALTDNNALVAFDPTSPEDTMSIPVTGINGNLLGIDTRPANGLIYGLTSTNELYTLDPTGFASGDFGGSFTLTDAEQVLLEDGELYINLHTQDFNGGELRGQVAVELENDVVATGLVMSEAQQVGAVVPDGPATGMFDVIYDDATNALTITGSFSDLTSDLLPVGATDAEGNPQSAIHLHNAMAGANGPIVRNFTVDPSGSFSGAFTLTDEEEALLLDDAFYINLHTADFGSGELRGQVDIELENDIVASGIAIEESQQVGAVTPPDSPAIGSFGIIYDDSTNQLTTEGTFSELTSPLLPVGAPDVEGNPQSAVHLHQGAAGENGPILRNLATSDNVAEFVSTLSLPFEGDSISGFDFNPVADRLRLVGDNEQDFRINVDTGEVIVDGDLAFAAGDANAGVNPTVTAAAYTNAFAGTDATQLYDIDAVLDSLLLQNPPNDGVLQTIGDLGFDIDTLGGFDIVSASPDDNTAFVVSNASLYTVDLATGLATNLGMIGDDGEINFQGLASISDAPDKPAIAELLDLTGFDGEVTAELTLSREAAFDNILQFYATDAQGQVAGLKPGDSGYEDAVRTSLLEGIELTVGNLSTVEEDILLAGGAYYAPALLVDGNIHNLVTIDDAIGGMGRIERDGNVWRFEDFTDFDFNDFVLSLDATTPASTPA; this is encoded by the coding sequence ATGCAACAGTTTACGACCAATCTATTCACGCTAAATGGAGCTCAGCCCTTTAACTCCATGGCAATGGGTGAAGCCATCCTGACGCTCGATGCACCCACCAGTACAACTCGTACCCTGCGCGTACAGCTCGCAGCGACGGGTCTGGAAGATCTCATGGATATTGGCGGTATCCACGTTGCCCATATCCACGGACAGTTTGCAGGCAATGCCGATCGCCCCCTGCTGCAACAAGGTGATGGCAGCTTCTTTGATGGTACGGGCGGCGATCCGGCTAATTCCATCCTGCCCACTCTGGCAGATAGCGATTTAGATGGCGATGGCTTTCTCAATTTTTTGGAAGGTCGGCCCAACTACGGCCCCGTAGTGCTGAATCTGACCTCTGAACAAATTGAAGCCGCCCCTGATGGCACCCCCCCGCTCACCCATTTCTTAAACTTGGCTGGCGCGGGCGAAATCAACCCGGCTGAGCTGTTTCCCTCGGGCTCAGAGTTCAACCTCGACACGACCTACACCTTTGACTTGAGCGATCCGGATCAGTTGCGTCAGTACAACAACCTGACGCCGCTGCCCAACCGAGAGATTGTGCTGCACGGGTTGACGATTCCCACAGAAATTTCAGCGGCGATCGATGCCGCTGCTATGGGCAACGCCCCTCCCGGATTAGACCTGGGCAACGGCGAAGCCTTCCGCATTACCGCCCCCGTCGCAGCAGGCACGATTCAGCCCCTCTTCACCGGAGCAGCTGCTAACACACAACTCTTTGCCCTCACGGATAACAACGCCCTAGTGGCCTTCGACCCGACCAGCCCAGAAGACACGATGTCGATTCCCGTGACCGGAATTAACGGCAATTTGCTGGGTATTGATACTCGACCGGCTAACGGGTTGATCTATGGCCTGACGTCCACCAACGAGCTTTACACCCTTGACCCTACAGGGTTTGCCAGTGGCGACTTTGGCGGGTCTTTTACCCTGACTGATGCCGAGCAGGTCTTGTTAGAAGATGGCGAACTATACATCAACCTGCACACCCAAGACTTTAATGGGGGCGAACTGCGGGGCCAAGTAGCCGTTGAATTGGAAAACGACGTCGTTGCCACCGGACTGGTGATGTCAGAGGCGCAGCAAGTCGGAGCCGTGGTGCCCGACGGTCCCGCTACCGGGATGTTTGACGTGATCTATGACGATGCCACCAACGCGCTGACCATTACGGGTTCTTTTAGCGACTTGACCAGCGACCTATTGCCGGTGGGCGCAACGGATGCCGAAGGCAATCCCCAGAGTGCGATTCACCTGCATAATGCCATGGCGGGGGCGAATGGGCCGATCGTGCGAAACTTTACCGTCGATCCCAGCGGCAGTTTCTCCGGGGCATTTACCCTCACCGACGAGGAAGAAGCGCTGCTGTTGGATGATGCGTTTTACATCAACCTACATACGGCAGACTTCGGCAGCGGCGAATTGCGCGGTCAAGTCGATATTGAGTTAGAAAACGATATCGTCGCCAGCGGCATTGCGATCGAGGAAAGTCAGCAAGTGGGGGCCGTTACGCCACCCGATAGCCCTGCGATCGGTAGCTTCGGGATCATCTACGACGACTCAACTAACCAGCTCACCACTGAGGGCACCTTTAGCGAGCTGACCAGTCCGCTACTGCCAGTAGGAGCCCCCGATGTCGAAGGTAATCCTCAAAGTGCGGTGCACCTACACCAGGGGGCAGCGGGGGAGAATGGCCCCATCCTTCGCAACCTGGCAACCAGCGATAATGTGGCGGAATTCGTGAGTACGTTGTCTCTACCGTTTGAGGGCGACAGCATTTCAGGATTTGACTTTAATCCTGTGGCCGATCGCCTCCGCCTGGTGGGAGACAACGAGCAAGACTTCCGCATCAATGTTGATACTGGCGAGGTGATTGTCGATGGTGATCTGGCCTTTGCCGCGGGTGATGCCAACGCTGGGGTGAATCCCACCGTGACCGCCGCTGCCTACACCAACGCCTTTGCGGGTACAGACGCGACTCAGCTCTATGACATTGATGCCGTCCTCGACAGTCTGTTGCTACAAAATCCACCCAATGATGGCGTCTTGCAAACTATTGGCGATTTAGGATTCGATATCGATACCCTGGGCGGTTTCGACATTGTGTCGGCGTCACCCGATGACAACACGGCCTTTGTGGTGTCGAATGCTTCTCTATACACCGTTGATCTGGCAACTGGGTTGGCTACTAATCTGGGCATGATTGGGGATGATGGTGAGATCAATTTTCAGGGGCTGGCGTCGATATCAGATGCGCCTGATAAACCCGCGATCGCCGAATTACTCGACCTCACAGGCTTTGATGGTGAAGTCACCGCTGAACTGACCTTGTCTCGCGAAGCAGCTTTCGACAACATTCTCCAATTCTATGCAACCGACGCTCAAGGCCAAGTCGCAGGGCTAAAGCCTGGCGACAGCGGCTACGAAGATGCCGTCCGCACCAGTTTGCTCGAAGGCATAGAACTGACGGTGGGGAATCTCTCAACGGTGGAGGAAGACATCCTGCTAGCGGGCGGCGCTTACTATGCCCCAGCGCTACTGGTCGATGGCAATATCCATAACCTGGTCACCATTGACGATGCCATTGGCGGCATGGGTCGCATTGAGCGTGATGGCAATGTCTGGCGCTTTGAAGACTTCACTGACTTCGACTTCAATGATTTTGTGCTGTCGCTAGACGCAACTACACCGGCATCTACGCCAGCGTAG
- a CDS encoding VWA domain-containing protein, producing the protein MLIPRLFALLKRPFVFTLLASFCLTLVWSCASVGGGGIPSVESEAEAETVLLETVMPRLDWEEDFVADAVASRYSTDTISEPLPAIEDFPLYAAQPPNDGQTVYLEIFSSSEKANVDKQNERWLVEVADAFNQQGVTTSGGQPIQVGIRQIPSGTAARLLAAGTVQPAGYSPSNDLWVQMINSEGVNTTAVQSRLVPNTAGLVLQGEAYNALGGGEVTFAQVLDAMISGQLTAGYPNPYTSSTALNLLYSLFWRSAGLSGDAALTVANLESPEVNSVFSAFQEQVLITTTTTLDLQEIFIRDPDKLQAFPLEYQNYQSLIQLPGFENVQFVPFGIPHNNPLVGFDWNSAAQAEALAQFGEFAMASEMQALAAQQGFEPTPYLESGQAPPIPSGEVLTAAQSYWKARKDGGRTVYLMTVVDTSGSMEGEPLNAVQEGLQVASSVINAGNQVGLITFGDRAVYRLPLAAFDQLQHQRLLAAVDNLRADGSTAMYDAMLMGMGELMKQRQSDPEGRFYLLLLTDGEANRGYNFNDVEELISYSGIRVYPIAYGDVNEGELAAIAALRESTVKTGTTDNVQDLLKDLFQTNL; encoded by the coding sequence ATGCTGATTCCTCGATTATTCGCCCTGCTCAAGCGTCCCTTTGTGTTCACCTTGCTAGCCAGCTTTTGCCTGACTTTGGTGTGGAGCTGTGCAAGCGTCGGCGGTGGAGGCATTCCTTCGGTGGAGTCAGAAGCCGAAGCCGAAACGGTTTTACTGGAAACCGTCATGCCCAGGCTCGATTGGGAAGAAGATTTTGTCGCCGATGCCGTCGCCAGTCGTTACAGCACCGACACGATCAGCGAGCCATTGCCCGCGATCGAAGATTTCCCCCTCTACGCGGCGCAACCGCCTAATGATGGACAGACGGTATATCTCGAAATTTTCAGCTCTTCTGAAAAAGCCAATGTGGATAAACAGAACGAACGCTGGCTAGTAGAAGTGGCCGACGCCTTTAACCAACAGGGCGTCACCACCAGCGGCGGCCAACCTATTCAGGTGGGGATTCGCCAGATCCCCTCGGGTACGGCGGCGAGGCTACTGGCCGCAGGGACCGTCCAACCCGCTGGCTATTCCCCGTCCAACGATCTCTGGGTACAGATGATCAACAGTGAGGGCGTCAACACCACAGCGGTGCAATCTCGGTTGGTGCCCAACACCGCTGGCCTGGTGCTGCAAGGGGAAGCTTACAACGCCCTGGGTGGCGGCGAAGTCACCTTTGCCCAAGTGCTCGACGCCATGATTTCGGGACAGCTGACCGCAGGCTACCCTAACCCTTACACCAGTTCCACCGCGCTGAACCTGCTGTACAGCCTGTTTTGGCGATCGGCTGGCTTGTCGGGAGACGCTGCTTTAACCGTCGCCAATTTGGAATCCCCAGAAGTCAATTCCGTCTTCAGCGCCTTCCAAGAGCAGGTTTTGATTACCACCACCACCACCCTCGACTTACAGGAGATCTTTATTCGCGACCCCGACAAGTTACAGGCGTTTCCGCTGGAGTATCAGAACTATCAGAGCCTGATCCAACTTCCCGGCTTCGAGAATGTGCAGTTCGTGCCCTTCGGCATTCCCCACAACAATCCTCTGGTCGGCTTTGATTGGAACTCTGCCGCTCAAGCCGAAGCCTTGGCGCAGTTTGGCGAATTTGCCATGGCCAGCGAGATGCAAGCGCTAGCGGCTCAGCAAGGCTTTGAGCCAACGCCGTATTTAGAAAGCGGCCAAGCTCCGCCGATTCCCTCGGGGGAGGTGCTGACCGCCGCTCAAAGCTATTGGAAGGCTCGGAAAGACGGGGGCCGCACGGTTTACCTCATGACTGTGGTGGACACCAGCGGCTCAATGGAAGGGGAACCCCTAAATGCCGTGCAAGAAGGCTTGCAGGTGGCGAGTTCGGTGATTAATGCCGGCAATCAAGTGGGGCTGATTACCTTTGGCGATCGCGCTGTTTACCGCCTGCCCCTCGCTGCGTTTGATCAACTGCAGCATCAGCGCTTACTCGCCGCTGTCGATAATTTGCGGGCCGACGGTAGCACTGCCATGTATGACGCCATGCTCATGGGCATGGGCGAGTTGATGAAACAGCGACAGTCTGATCCGGAAGGGCGATTTTATTTGCTACTGCTCACCGATGGCGAAGCCAATCGCGGCTACAACTTCAATGATGTGGAAGAGTTGATTAGCTATAGCGGCATTCGCGTTTATCCCATTGCCTATGGCGATGTCAATGAGGGCGAACTAGCCGCGATCGCTGCCCTGCGCGAATCCACCGTCAAAACCGGCACCACTGACAACGTCCAAGACTTGCTCAAAGATCTCTTCCAAACCAATCTGTAG
- a CDS encoding sigma-70 family RNA polymerase sigma factor, with the protein MTRSDAADSDSDRELVLKLQAGDTDALALLYDRYAPMVYTLALKMLQNAAEAEDLTQEAFVNFWQQQKYDPNRGSVGSYLATYTRSRALDRLRVGGGRRNIMKKVERMTGATPRPATPLEQAAQSERQQRLREALDRLSPAEREVLEIAYFEGLSQSQIAQRLGLPLGTVKTRSRQGLLRLRDDLGNDLL; encoded by the coding sequence ATGACCCGTTCAGACGCTGCTGACTCAGATAGCGATCGCGAGTTGGTTCTCAAGCTGCAAGCGGGTGATACTGACGCTCTGGCCCTGCTTTATGACCGCTATGCCCCCATGGTCTACACCCTGGCGCTGAAGATGTTGCAAAATGCGGCGGAAGCCGAAGACCTGACCCAAGAAGCCTTTGTCAATTTTTGGCAGCAGCAAAAATACGACCCCAATCGGGGAAGTGTGGGCAGTTACCTGGCTACTTATACGCGATCGCGGGCCTTAGATCGCCTGCGCGTCGGGGGCGGACGTCGCAACATTATGAAAAAGGTGGAGCGCATGACTGGGGCCACCCCACGTCCCGCGACACCGTTAGAACAGGCGGCCCAAAGCGAACGCCAGCAACGACTGCGAGAGGCCCTCGATCGCCTGTCACCCGCCGAACGAGAAGTGCTCGAAATCGCTTATTTTGAGGGTTTGAGCCAGTCACAAATTGCCCAACGGCTGGGCCTGCCCCTCGGCACGGTCAAAACTCGCTCCCGCCAGGGATTACTCCGGCTGCGCGATGACCTCGGAAATGATCTTCTTTAA
- a CDS encoding 2-isopropylmalate synthase: protein MSNQPQPDRILIFDTTLRDGEQSPGATLNVDEKLTIARQLARLGVDIIEAGFPFASPGDFEAVNKIAAQVGTEDGPTICGLARATKGDIETAGRAIAPAAKGRIHTFIATSDIHMQYKLRKTREEVLAITEEMVAYAKTFTDDIEFSPEDAGRSDPEFMYRVLETAIAAGATTINIPDTVGYLTPSEFGGLIRGIREHVPNVDQAIISVHGHNDLGLAVANFLEAVKNGARQLECTINGIGERAGNAALEELVMALHVRRSFYNPFFGRPAESEAPLTNIDTTEIYPTSRLVSNLTGMFVQPNKAIVGANAFAHESGIHQDGVLKNKLTYEIMDAESIGLNKNQIVLGKHSGRNAFRTRLKELGHELGDQELNRAFLRFKDLADKKKVVTDWDIVALVNDETQQAPEHFHIELVQVSCGDHACPTATVTLRTPEGEELTDAATGTGPVDAVYRAVNRVVNIPNELIEFSVQSVTAGIDAIGEVTIRIRHEERVFSGHSANTDIVVASTQAYLNALNRLYASIQGGKTIHPQKDEMATAATARI, encoded by the coding sequence ATGAGTAACCAACCCCAGCCTGACCGCATCTTAATCTTTGACACCACTCTTCGCGACGGTGAGCAATCTCCCGGCGCGACGCTAAACGTGGATGAAAAGCTTACGATCGCGCGGCAGCTGGCACGACTGGGGGTGGACATCATCGAAGCGGGGTTTCCCTTTGCGAGCCCCGGCGACTTTGAAGCGGTAAACAAGATTGCGGCTCAGGTCGGGACGGAGGATGGCCCCACGATTTGTGGTTTGGCCCGAGCTACTAAGGGCGATATCGAAACGGCGGGTCGGGCGATCGCCCCGGCGGCCAAAGGTCGCATCCATACCTTCATCGCCACTTCCGACATCCACATGCAGTACAAACTGCGCAAAACCCGCGAAGAAGTGCTCGCCATCACGGAAGAAATGGTGGCTTACGCCAAAACCTTCACGGACGACATCGAATTTTCGCCGGAGGATGCCGGACGTTCTGACCCCGAGTTCATGTATCGCGTGTTGGAAACGGCGATCGCGGCAGGGGCCACCACCATCAACATTCCCGATACCGTTGGCTACTTGACCCCGTCAGAATTTGGCGGTCTCATTCGCGGCATTCGGGAACACGTACCCAACGTGGATCAGGCGATCATTTCCGTCCACGGCCACAATGACTTGGGCTTGGCCGTCGCCAACTTCTTGGAAGCGGTGAAAAACGGGGCGCGTCAACTGGAATGCACCATTAACGGCATCGGCGAGCGGGCCGGTAATGCGGCGTTAGAAGAGTTGGTCATGGCGCTACACGTCCGCCGCAGCTTCTATAATCCGTTCTTTGGTCGCCCCGCTGAGTCGGAGGCACCGCTGACGAATATTGATACCACCGAGATTTATCCCACGTCTCGCTTGGTTTCCAACCTGACGGGCATGTTTGTGCAGCCGAATAAGGCGATCGTCGGGGCCAATGCCTTTGCCCACGAGTCCGGCATTCACCAAGATGGCGTGCTGAAAAACAAGCTCACCTACGAAATCATGGATGCGGAGTCCATCGGCCTCAACAAAAACCAAATCGTGTTGGGCAAGCACTCGGGCCGCAACGCCTTCCGCACCCGGTTAAAAGAACTGGGCCATGAACTGGGTGATCAGGAACTGAACCGTGCCTTCTTGCGCTTTAAGGATTTAGCGGATAAGAAAAAGGTCGTCACCGATTGGGATATTGTGGCGCTGGTGAATGACGAAACCCAGCAAGCGCCTGAGCATTTCCATATCGAGTTAGTACAGGTCTCTTGCGGCGACCACGCCTGCCCCACCGCCACCGTGACCCTGCGCACCCCTGAAGGTGAGGAACTGACGGACGCGGCAACGGGGACTGGTCCCGTGGATGCGGTGTATCGCGCCGTCAACCGCGTCGTCAACATTCCCAATGAACTGATTGAGTTCTCGGTGCAGTCGGTGACGGCGGGTATTGATGCGATCGGGGAAGTGACGATTCGCATTCGCCATGAAGAGCGCGTCTTTTCTGGCCATTCCGCGAACACGGACATTGTCGTGGCTTCGACCCAGGCGTATCTGAACGCGCTCAATCGCCTGTACGCCTCGATTCAAGGCGGCAAGACCATCCATCCTCAAAAAGATGAAATGGCCACCGCAGCCACGGCGCGCATCTAG